TGGGCGCTCGCGCTGGGTGCGCTGCTGGCCGTGCTGCCCGACTACCGGCGCGCGGCGATTGCCAGCACCATGCAGGCGCTGCTGCTGATGACCGCGCTGGCCGCGCTTGCGGCAGTAGCCCACGCCACTGCACAGCCGGGGCCGGCCTGGGCGATCATCAATGGCGCCGCGTTCGTGTTCCTGCTCGTGGCCGGCTTCGCCGCGCTGCTCGATGTCGACCTGCGGCTGTCGGCGCCGCGCGAGCTGGTAGGCACCGCGCTGCTGCTTATGCTGGCGTTCGTGGTCGGCGCGGCCGCGCTGCTGCTTGCGCCACTACAGGCCTCACTGCTCGGCCAGATCGCCGTGGCCACCCCGGCCTACTTCGGCGCGCTGGCGCTGGCGCTGCTGCTGCCGCGCCTGTTCGATCTGTACGACTCGCGCTTGGTCTGGCCATGGGTGCTGGCCTGGTGCGCCGCGCTGGTGCAGACTGCCGCCTACATCGCTGATCTGAGCGGCCGCGAGTCGCTGCTGGCAGTGCTGGCGGCCGGGCTGTGGGCCGGCGCCTGGCTGGTGCATCTGGCGACACTGCGCCAGATCACGCCCGACGAGATCACCTGGCCGCACGAGCCGAGCATCAGCGAGCACCAGCGGCTCACGCGCGCGTTTCAGTTCTGCTATGCCGGCTGCTACCAGCTGCTGCGCGCGGTGTATGGCACCCGGCGTACGCGCGTGCTCGACGACCGCATGGACGTGCTGGCCGCCACGGCCAACTGGGACGTGACGCTCGACCGCGAGCGCGTGCGTATCAGCCCGCTGGTGCAAGGCCTGCCGCTCGACCTGCAGGGCGCGCGCTATGCCGAGGTGCTGCGCTACACCGTCACTACGATCGAGGCAATCGCTGGCGCTACCTTCGCGCGCCGCGCCATCCAGGCGGCCTACGACGCGCTGCCCTGGCCCGAGCGCGAAACCGCCAGCCGCTACTGCTTCCCCGACACGCCCTGGGCACGTGAGCTTTCGGCCGGCTTTGGCGATGTACGTGCGGCCCGCCTGCGGCTGTTGCGCCAGGCCGACCAGTTTTTGGCCTGCGACGACGACGAGCTGGCCGCACTGGCGCACGCGATCGAAGAGCAGAGCGTGCCGGCCGGCGCAAACCTGCTGGCTGCCGGCGAGCAGGCGCCTGGTGTGTGGGTGATCGAGGCCGGCGAGATCGCGGCCACGCGCGCCGGCCGCGTGATTGCCGAGCTGCATCGTGGCCAGGCGTTTGGCGCGGCCGGCCCGGCCGAGGGTGCAGCCGGCGACACCAGCTTCCACGCTACGATTGCCGCCGACCTGCTGTTCATCCCGGCCAACGAGCTGCACAGCCTCACGCGCCTGGAGGGCGGCCAGGCCGAACTCGTGCGCGACACCGCCGCGCGGCTGAAGCTGCTTGAGCGCGTGCCCATGTTTGCCGAGCTGCCGCGCAACACCCTGCGCGGGCTGGCCAATATCGCCGAGCAGCGCCAGCTACCGGCGCGCAGCGTGGTGGTGCGCCAGGGCGTGCCGTCGGGCATGTTCTACCTCATCCGCTCGGGGTTGGCTGCCGTGCTGGCGCGTGGCGAGCCGCGCGGCGATGCGCCGGCCAAGATCGTGCCGATCGCGCAGCTTGGCCCCGAGGAGTTCTTTGGCGAGCTCGAGCTGCTGCGCGGCTCGCCGCCGGTGGCCAGCGTGGTGGCGCTCACGCCACTCACGGTGCTGGCGCTGCCGCACGCGGCCGTGCAGGCCTTTCTGCTGGACGATGGGCGCATGGCCAAAGGCCTCGAGCAGGTCGGCACTGGCCGGCTGATCGCGCTGCGCGAAGAGACCGGCGCGGGGTAGCCGAATATGCCCCTTGCGGGCGCCGGCGCCCGCATCATATGAGGTGATCGAGCTATGTCAACGCCATTCCTGGCCGAGTGGCCGCGCTGGCAGGCGCGCTGCGAGCAGTTCCTGGCTAGCGCGCCACAGCCGGCCGATGCTGCGCACGACATCGGCCATACCCGGCGGGTGGTGGCCAATGCCGCCGCGCTGGCTGCGGCCGAGCAGGCCGACCTGGCGGTGCTGCTGCCGGCGGCCTGGCTGCACGACTGCGTGAGCGTGCCCAAGAGCTCGCCGGCGCGTGTACGCGCCTCGGCGCTGGCCGCCGATGCCGCCGTGCGCTTCCTCCAATCGAGCGGCTACACCGCCGCGCTGCTGCCCGCCATCCACCACGCGATCGAGGCCCACAGCTTTTCGGCCAATATCGTGCCCACCACACCCGAGGCGCGCGTGCTGCAAGATGCCGACCGGCTCGATGCGCTGGGCGCGATCGGCGTGGCGCGCTGCCTGATGCTCAGCGGCCAGCTCGGCCGGCGCCTGTACGATCCAGCCGAGCCATTCCCGCAGCAGCGCCCGCCCGACGACCTGGCCAACGCGGTCGATCATTTCTACACCAAGCTGCTGCGCCTGGCCGGCACGATGCAGACACAGGCCGGGCGCGCCGAGGCCGAGCGCCGCACCGCGTTCATGCACCAGTTCCTCGGCCAGCTGGCCGGCGAGATCGTGCCGCTGTAACATTCGAGCCGCTCGCGAGACACTATTGGGACGTATGCAGTGAGCGCGTAGCATGCCACGCCGACTGCGTATGCCCTGTACATGAAAGGAACGCAAACCATGACAACCGATACCAACCCCCGTGCCGATGGCAAGCAGGTGGCCACGCTGGCCGGCGGCTGCTTCTGGTGCCTCGAGGCCGTGTACGATCAGCTGCGCGGCGTCGACTCGGTCGAGTCGGGCTATGCCGGCGGCCACGTCGCCAACCCAACCTACCGCCAGGTCTGCGATGGCACAACCGGGCATGCCGAGGTGGTGCAGATCACATTCGACCCGCAGGCTGTGTCGTTCAAGCAGCTGCTCGAGGTGTTTTTCACCATCCACGACCCGACCACGCTGAATCGCCAGGGTGCCGATATCGGCACGCAGTACCGCTCGGCGATCTTCTACCACTCGCCCGAGCAGCAGGCCGCCGCCGCGCAGGTGATTGGCGAGATCCAGGCGGCTGGCATCTGGGAGGCGCCGATCGTCACCGAGGTGGTGCCGCTGACGAAGTTCTACCGCGCCGAGGATTACCACCAGGAGTATTACGCCAACAATAGCAATCAGCCCTACTGCAGGGCGGTGGTGGCCCCCAAGGTCGCGAAGTTCCGTAAGTATTTCCTCGAGCAGGTGAAGAAGTAGCGGGAGCCATGCCCTTATGGCTTCTGGTTTGCCCTGCGTTCGGCGGGTGCGAGCGCGGGCCGGCGCGGCGCGCAGTCGGCCGGCGCCGCGCCGGCGGGTGCGGCCGGCGGGGGCGTGTCGGTGGGGGTGGCCTGGGTTGGTGGTGGGGCCGAGATCACCGGCAGCTTCTCGCTGCGCCGTAGCGACGGCAGCACGGCAATCGCCAGCGCGCGGGCGCAGGCGGTCGTCAGGGCGTAGCACACGATCCCGGCCAGCAATGCCAGCGCCAGGTACAACGGCCCGCCTGCAGCCCACCAGCGGTCGATCGGGCCGCCGCGCGATGTAGCCAGTGCCGGCACAAGAAAGCTGCACACCAGCATGACGCCCATCAACCCCAGCCCGCAAGCCTGGCGCACCAGCGTTGCGCCGCGCGGCGCGATGATCGGCAGCACAAGATCGTAGTAGGCCAGGCCCACGCCGACGCACAAGAGCAGCAGCGCGCTGTATACCAGCATATAGGCGCTGGCCGGCCGCATGCCCTGGCCAAGCAGCATGTTTGCCAGCGAGAAGATGATGTTCAGCTGCCGCGGCTCGCCGAACATCTGCGCCAGCGAGGCGCCTGCGGCCAGCGCTGCGCCCAGCGAGGTGGCGCCGGCGAAGCTGGCCAGCAAGATCGCGCCCATGGTGCGGCGGCGCGATGGGGCCACGGTGTATTCGGCGTGCCCGCGGTAGCACAGCCAGGCCAGCAGCATCGGCAGGCCGATCGCCAGCAACAGCAGCCATACGAGCCGCAGCTCGAGCGCGGGCAGGTGTATATAGCGCACGATCGCCGGGCCAAATGTGGCCCCGAGCGCCAGGAAGGTCGCAATATACACCGACGAGCCGACGATATGCGCGGTGAGAAAGCGCCAATATGGGATGCCCAGCAGACCACAGGCCACCACTGCCAGGTAGCGTAGCCCCGGCACCGCGCGCGCTACTGCAATGCTGGTCCACCCGCCTCGTGCCAGTAGCCGCTCGGCGCGCGCGATCTGGTGCGGGCCAAGGTGAACGTAGCGGCCAAAGCGCTCGACCAGTGGGCGCCCGCCGCGGCGGATCACGGCGTAGAGCCCGCTTGCGCCAACCGCTGAAGCAATGTTCAGCAGCACAAACCACAGCACACAATGCCCGAACGAGTCGGCGCCGCGGATGCCCGCAAACACAATCAGCAGGTCGGTTGGGATCGGCATGGGGATGCCCAGCTCTTCGAGCAAGACGGCCAGCAAGATGGCAATGTAGCTATGTTTATCGAGTAGGCTAAGCATACCAGTGTCGGTTCCTTGGTAACGTTCGGCCGTGTACTCACCCCTACCTACTAGTGTACCACAGACGCAGGCGCAATTTCGGCCGGCCAGCCGCGTTTCCGTTGTCTGTTTTTTTGCGCTCTCCAAGCGCAAAAGCTGTGGGTATACGCGTATCGACGCGTAATACTATCTTTCCGTAGTGTAACATTCCCTTCTCTCCAGTAGGCTACTGTTC
The sequence above is drawn from the Candidatus Kouleothrix ribensis genome and encodes:
- a CDS encoding cyclic nucleotide-binding domain-containing protein, with amino-acid sequence MTTQLSGQRPPAGLWIRLARSADAPSTGAGDIWRGLGRRLLLTPAPTPTGLWPALAARVDPAQYRPHAVPDVAEEQITDGDQAVTVIRSPRGNYLRLTSPQREIWHQMDGEHTVAQLATQAFLKFKQLLPVGDLVRALRDEGFLTDRPVGVYRAVAAGFEARTAEGWGRRVLRTFTGTIWRFAHIDGFYTAIYRVAGWALFSWLFAAAWLATTLVGLGVFVAMLLGLGTPPPVLSSTALPRELAALWCVLLLSFFLHESAHALALKHFGRSLRTGGMMLYFGMPAFYVDTSDIWRSPRGARMLVSAAGPMSDLFVGGLAALLVFLLPGQALLGSIGYKLALTCYIATLFNANPLLELDGYFILVDWLRLPDLRRRALAFVRGPLWARLAAPAAKSTAAAPAPQGRLAALGARFSREERFLTIYGALTLLYSIVAIVFAAQFWNRTLLGTIRALWQSESLLARLLAAALVLLVLLPVLAALAAVALGLGRSALGWLLRRGYGRQPALLTGLASVVALLLAWLAWRAAAAPAFAWAAAAAPPLLWALALGALLAVLPDYRRAAIASTMQALLLMTALAALAAVAHATAQPGPAWAIINGAAFVFLLVAGFAALLDVDLRLSAPRELVGTALLLMLAFVVGAAALLLAPLQASLLGQIAVATPAYFGALALALLLPRLFDLYDSRLVWPWVLAWCAALVQTAAYIADLSGRESLLAVLAAGLWAGAWLVHLATLRQITPDEITWPHEPSISEHQRLTRAFQFCYAGCYQLLRAVYGTRRTRVLDDRMDVLAATANWDVTLDRERVRISPLVQGLPLDLQGARYAEVLRYTVTTIEAIAGATFARRAIQAAYDALPWPERETASRYCFPDTPWARELSAGFGDVRAARLRLLRQADQFLACDDDELAALAHAIEEQSVPAGANLLAAGEQAPGVWVIEAGEIAATRAGRVIAELHRGQAFGAAGPAEGAAGDTSFHATIAADLLFIPANELHSLTRLEGGQAELVRDTAARLKLLERVPMFAELPRNTLRGLANIAEQRQLPARSVVVRQGVPSGMFYLIRSGLAAVLARGEPRGDAPAKIVPIAQLGPEEFFGELELLRGSPPVASVVALTPLTVLALPHAAVQAFLLDDGRMAKGLEQVGTGRLIALREETGAG
- a CDS encoding HD domain-containing protein, which translates into the protein MSTPFLAEWPRWQARCEQFLASAPQPADAAHDIGHTRRVVANAAALAAAEQADLAVLLPAAWLHDCVSVPKSSPARVRASALAADAAVRFLQSSGYTAALLPAIHHAIEAHSFSANIVPTTPEARVLQDADRLDALGAIGVARCLMLSGQLGRRLYDPAEPFPQQRPPDDLANAVDHFYTKLLRLAGTMQTQAGRAEAERRTAFMHQFLGQLAGEIVPL
- the msrA gene encoding peptide-methionine (S)-S-oxide reductase MsrA, translating into MTTDTNPRADGKQVATLAGGCFWCLEAVYDQLRGVDSVESGYAGGHVANPTYRQVCDGTTGHAEVVQITFDPQAVSFKQLLEVFFTIHDPTTLNRQGADIGTQYRSAIFYHSPEQQAAAAQVIGEIQAAGIWEAPIVTEVVPLTKFYRAEDYHQEYYANNSNQPYCRAVVAPKVAKFRKYFLEQVKK
- a CDS encoding DedA family protein; the encoded protein is MLSLLDKHSYIAILLAVLLEELGIPMPIPTDLLIVFAGIRGADSFGHCVLWFVLLNIASAVGASGLYAVIRRGGRPLVERFGRYVHLGPHQIARAERLLARGGWTSIAVARAVPGLRYLAVVACGLLGIPYWRFLTAHIVGSSVYIATFLALGATFGPAIVRYIHLPALELRLVWLLLLAIGLPMLLAWLCYRGHAEYTVAPSRRRTMGAILLASFAGATSLGAALAAGASLAQMFGEPRQLNIIFSLANMLLGQGMRPASAYMLVYSALLLLCVGVGLAYYDLVLPIIAPRGATLVRQACGLGLMGVMLVCSFLVPALATSRGGPIDRWWAAGGPLYLALALLAGIVCYALTTACARALAIAVLPSLRRSEKLPVISAPPPTQATPTDTPPPAAPAGAAPADCAPRRPALAPAERRANQKP